One genomic window of Maribacter aquivivus includes the following:
- a CDS encoding membrane protein, which produces MKKSLLMIVFAFATMSIATSCREEKTTGEKIEEGMDDVGDEIEDGADEVEDAVEDATDDN; this is translated from the coding sequence ATGAAAAAGTCACTATTAATGATTGTATTTGCATTTGCAACAATGAGCATTGCAACAAGCTGTAGGGAAGAAAAAACAACAGGAGAGAAGATTGAAGAAGGAATGGATGATGTTGGAGATGAAATTGAAGATGGAGCTGATGAAGTTGAAGACGCGGTAGAAGATGCTACTGATGACAACTAG
- a CDS encoding helix-turn-helix domain-containing protein: MRELIINSSKSEDMFSKIQTCMQGELIKDCGESVLTFINTVGKGSLRTIDFNWGISLIDCDMKLAEEAKIVFDTKDLAPIEFIFISKGYFKYSENNTDEYTRLEQFQNTIISHKRNAEKTFMFPKDEHLKINFIRVNRQEYLQKKNNNVSQLNQLLVSLFNDSDGEATYQHGGSFSLKIADEIKLLNDVDTTCGMLRSLSLEGRLYLILSLQLLEHKNFEENMNLPEAISKDDILKIHKLTTYILEHISDTVTITSLSAESGLSPKKLQIGFKILYSKTVNEYVRQLKLEISKDYLKNTDLSVSEIVYAIGIKSRSYFSKIFFEAYGILPTDYRKHLKNKNASIR; encoded by the coding sequence ATGAGAGAGTTAATCATAAATAGTTCAAAGTCAGAGGATATGTTCTCCAAAATACAGACATGTATGCAGGGGGAACTTATCAAGGACTGTGGCGAAAGTGTTTTAACTTTTATTAATACAGTTGGAAAAGGCTCTTTAAGAACCATAGATTTTAATTGGGGAATATCTCTTATTGATTGTGATATGAAACTAGCTGAAGAGGCTAAAATCGTTTTTGATACTAAAGACCTGGCACCAATTGAATTCATTTTTATCAGTAAAGGATACTTTAAGTATAGCGAGAACAATACAGATGAATACACCAGGTTAGAGCAATTTCAAAACACAATTATATCGCATAAACGTAATGCCGAAAAGACATTTATGTTCCCAAAGGATGAACATTTAAAAATTAATTTCATACGTGTTAATCGGCAAGAATATTTACAAAAAAAGAACAATAATGTCTCTCAACTAAACCAATTATTGGTGTCATTATTTAATGATAGTGACGGGGAGGCTACTTATCAACATGGTGGTAGTTTTAGTTTAAAAATTGCAGATGAAATTAAGTTACTAAACGATGTTGATACTACTTGCGGCATGCTAAGGTCTCTTTCATTAGAGGGCAGACTTTATTTAATTCTATCGCTACAGTTATTAGAACATAAAAATTTTGAAGAAAACATGAATTTACCTGAAGCTATTTCTAAAGATGATATTCTAAAGATTCACAAGTTAACTACCTATATATTAGAGCATATTTCTGATACCGTAACTATCACCTCTTTAAGTGCAGAATCTGGATTAAGCCCCAAGAAACTTCAAATTGGTTTTAAGATTCTGTATTCTAAAACCGTGAATGAATATGTTAGGCAGCTGAAATTAGAAATCTCGAAAGATTACCTAAAAAATACCGATTTATCTGTTTCTGAAATTGTGTATGCTATTGGTATTAAAAGTAGAAGCTACTTCTCTAAAATATTCTTTGAAGCCTATGGTATTTTACCTACAGACTATAGAAAGCATCTAAAAAACAAGAACGCTTCAATACGCTAA
- a CDS encoding SOS response-associated peptidase, translating to MKMIDMYFKISNTAKMKEIEQDVNALFKYPDLYTPQVVISGLNEVSIPIITMNEPNAVNLAIWGLLPSTFNDEWELFQKLTNTLTISAQKINTNLWYHDSFENSRCIIPVTGFFTSVLKNGEIYPYHVSSKNGGLLYLAGIYTILDDGFITCSLLTGPLEKEVVNYQNLVDYMPVIIDHDDKYEWLSGETSLERAQEILRPPHATDLEIRPIARNLFNQDISYDSMLLPYEYPES from the coding sequence ATGAAAATGATTGATATGTATTTTAAAATTTCGAATACAGCAAAAATGAAAGAGATAGAACAAGATGTAAACGCCTTGTTTAAGTATCCAGATTTATATACTCCACAGGTGGTTATTAGTGGTCTAAACGAAGTCTCTATTCCCATAATTACAATGAATGAACCCAATGCTGTTAATTTAGCCATTTGGGGTTTATTACCAAGTACTTTTAATGATGAGTGGGAGCTTTTTCAAAAGCTGACGAACACGTTGACCATCTCTGCTCAAAAAATAAATACGAATTTATGGTATCATGATTCGTTTGAGAATAGTAGATGTATTATACCTGTAACCGGCTTCTTTACTTCAGTGTTGAAGAACGGAGAAATTTATCCTTACCATGTAAGTAGTAAAAATGGAGGACTATTATATTTAGCAGGTATTTATACTATTCTAGATGATGGCTTTATAACCTGTTCATTACTTACTGGTCCGCTTGAGAAAGAAGTGGTCAATTACCAAAATCTAGTAGATTATATGCCCGTAATTATAGACCATGATGATAAGTATGAATGGCTTTCAGGAGAAACAAGCTTAGAAAGGGCGCAAGAGATATTAAGACCGCCACACGCAACAGATTTAGAAATAAGACCTATTGCAAGAAACCTGTTTAATCAAGATATCTCATATGATAGCATGTTATTGCCCTATGAGTATCCAGAAAGTTAG
- a CDS encoding ferritin-like domain-containing protein yields the protein MSTYTEEVGNKLNELLEKTYDAEKGFKKAAENTDNVQLKAFFETKAKQRYDFGHELKTEIKTFGQEIDKGDSMAGKAHRAWMDVKALFSLDNAEAMLEEAIRGEKAAIEEYEDVLEDTSLPSTTATVLRSQKEAIKNGLSNIKMLEDIR from the coding sequence ATGAGTACATATACAGAAGAAGTAGGAAATAAATTAAATGAACTTTTAGAGAAAACATATGATGCTGAAAAAGGATTTAAAAAGGCAGCAGAAAACACTGATAATGTTCAGTTAAAAGCTTTTTTTGAAACAAAGGCAAAGCAACGTTATGATTTTGGTCATGAACTAAAGACAGAAATCAAAACCTTTGGTCAAGAGATTGACAAAGGAGATAGCATGGCCGGTAAAGCGCATAGAGCTTGGATGGATGTAAAAGCATTATTCTCTCTAGACAATGCGGAAGCCATGTTAGAAGAGGCAATTAGAGGAGAAAAAGCTGCAATTGAAGAGTATGAAGATGTTTTAGAAGATACTTCATTACCATCTACAACGGCAACCGTTTTAAGAAGTCAGAAAGAGGCAATTAAAAACGGACTTTCAAACATTAAAATGTTAGAAGATATTAGATAA
- a CDS encoding hypervirulence associated TUDOR domain-containing protein, which translates to MIRKGTTVKWSWGNGTAEGKVEETYTSKTTKTIKGNEVTRNGSDDDKALYIQQEDGDYVLKSESEVERPD; encoded by the coding sequence ATGATAAGAAAAGGAACAACAGTAAAATGGTCATGGGGTAATGGTACTGCAGAAGGTAAAGTTGAAGAAACATATACTTCAAAAACAACAAAGACAATTAAAGGAAATGAAGTTACTAGAAATGGTAGCGATGATGATAAAGCACTTTACATTCAACAAGAAGATGGTGATTACGTTTTAAAGAGCGAAAGTGAAGTAGAACGTCCCGATTAA
- a CDS encoding DNA topoisomerase IB, with the protein MNYTELLASEPHDVAAHMHLKYVNREALSILRIKEKEKFHYLLKNKPLLKKSELTRIEKLVIPPAWQGVKIAPIANAHLQAVGYDVKHRLQYRYHDLWLRVRNRTKFLRMHQFGEALPVIRKKVDEDLQLDGWPKEKVLALIVRLMEETHIRIGNQQYAKRNKTYGLSTLRTRHLKTSKNKLKFEFTGKKGKKHSITLNNRKLRKLVLQCEEIPGWDLFQFFDEDGTKTGVDSGMVNEYLQEISGELFTAKDFRTWSGTLIFFESLMENEPTNVESEVKKNVIKAFDHTAKALGNTRNVCKKYYVHPFVVKKYEKSELNDVFESVEMATSSEYQTAAEKALINLISNFNPLLNLEVKK; encoded by the coding sequence ATGAACTATACTGAACTATTAGCAAGTGAACCACATGATGTAGCTGCGCATATGCATTTAAAGTATGTGAATAGGGAAGCCTTGTCCATATTAAGAATTAAGGAGAAAGAGAAATTTCATTATCTATTAAAGAACAAGCCACTTCTTAAAAAGTCTGAATTAACAAGAATAGAAAAATTGGTGATTCCACCAGCATGGCAAGGAGTAAAAATAGCACCGATTGCCAACGCACATTTACAAGCAGTAGGCTATGATGTAAAACATAGGTTGCAGTACCGTTATCACGATTTATGGTTAAGAGTAAGAAACCGAACCAAATTTTTAAGAATGCATCAATTTGGGGAAGCTTTGCCTGTAATTAGAAAAAAGGTAGATGAAGATTTACAGTTAGATGGATGGCCTAAAGAAAAAGTTCTCGCACTAATTGTAAGGCTAATGGAAGAAACCCATATACGTATAGGTAATCAACAATATGCCAAAAGAAACAAAACATATGGCTTATCGACCTTAAGAACAAGGCACTTAAAAACCAGTAAGAATAAGCTAAAATTTGAGTTTACCGGAAAGAAAGGCAAAAAGCATAGTATTACTTTAAATAATAGAAAATTACGCAAGTTAGTATTGCAATGCGAAGAAATACCTGGCTGGGATCTTTTTCAATTCTTTGATGAAGACGGGACAAAAACGGGAGTAGATAGTGGTATGGTCAATGAATATTTACAAGAAATAAGCGGAGAACTTTTTACTGCGAAAGATTTTAGAACATGGTCTGGCACGTTAATATTTTTTGAATCGCTTATGGAAAATGAACCTACCAATGTAGAAAGTGAAGTAAAAAAGAATGTTATAAAAGCATTTGACCATACCGCTAAAGCTTTGGGGAATACTAGAAATGTCTGCAAGAAATATTATGTGCACCCATTTGTAGTTAAAAAGTATGAAAAGAGTGAGCTTAATGATGTTTTTGAAAGTGTAGAGATGGCTACTTCTTCAGAATACCAAACCGCAGCAGAAAAAGCACTGATTAACTTAATTTCCAATTTTAATCCGTTATTGAATTTAGAAGTAAAGAAGTAG
- a CDS encoding DUF2652 domain-containing protein, protein MKGEPMLICIPDISGFTEFMSETDFELSSKIIPALLNQIIYTNKIGLKVSEIEGDAVLFFKTGEMPSLENLIEQCRKFYTEFYKELASLREKHIKNKDAESIPEILGLKIILHYGKEIALTKVGNSIKLFGEDLIIAHKLLKNEINLSEYLLLTDGLTNYYKENNLNDQFDWGSLKHNSTEYDHVGEINYSYINLKPLVEE, encoded by the coding sequence ATGAAAGGAGAACCCATGTTAATATGTATACCAGACATAAGCGGATTTACGGAGTTTATGAGCGAAACCGATTTTGAACTGAGTTCAAAAATCATTCCTGCGCTTTTGAACCAAATTATCTACACGAATAAAATCGGACTCAAAGTTTCCGAGATAGAAGGCGATGCTGTTCTGTTTTTTAAGACTGGCGAAATGCCAAGCTTAGAAAATCTTATAGAACAGTGTAGAAAATTTTATACCGAATTTTATAAGGAACTAGCTTCTCTTAGAGAAAAACATATAAAGAATAAAGATGCTGAATCAATACCCGAAATTCTCGGTCTAAAGATTATACTACATTACGGTAAAGAAATAGCTTTGACCAAAGTTGGTAATAGCATAAAACTCTTTGGCGAAGATCTTATTATAGCTCACAAATTGTTGAAAAACGAAATTAACTTGAGCGAATATTTACTCTTAACAGATGGCTTAACCAATTACTATAAAGAGAATAATTTAAACGACCAGTTTGATTGGGGCTCACTAAAACATAATTCTACAGAGTATGACCACGTGGGTGAAATAAACTACTCATATATCAACTTAAAACCTTTGGTAGAAGAATAA
- a CDS encoding Dps family protein, with translation MSYLDIKSKDIQPIVEELNTLLADYNLYYQNLRGYHWNVSGKNFFDLHIKFEELYTDARIKIDEIAERILTLRHNPTSEFSKYFEMSSIKETSSLIADTDMVDHILNQHEILLKQMNKVIKKAEAGGDEGTIDMIGGYIGEIEKVSWMLDAWSKE, from the coding sequence ATGAGCTATTTAGATATAAAATCAAAAGATATACAGCCAATCGTTGAGGAATTGAACACGTTGTTGGCAGATTACAATTTGTACTATCAAAACCTTAGAGGTTACCACTGGAATGTTTCTGGAAAGAACTTTTTTGACCTTCACATTAAGTTTGAAGAACTATATACCGATGCAAGAATTAAAATTGATGAAATCGCTGAGCGTATCTTAACGCTAAGACATAACCCAACTAGCGAGTTTTCTAAGTATTTTGAAATGTCTTCTATTAAAGAAACATCTTCTCTCATTGCAGATACTGATATGGTAGATCACATTTTAAATCAACATGAAATTTTGTTGAAGCAAATGAATAAAGTCATTAAGAAAGCCGAAGCTGGTGGAGATGAAGGAACTATTGATATGATCGGTGGCTATATTGGCGAAATAGAAAAAGTAAGTTGGATGCTAGACGCCTGGTCCAAAGAATAA
- a CDS encoding phage holin family protein: MGIIDSLNETSNKAIDVGEVYYKKTQEYYRLKVFQQLTMTTGMLLKMAVIGGLAFLALIFITVAGVVFLANVLESMVGACLIAGALFVVLLVLAYIFRGQIDNMLVRKLSDKFFN; this comes from the coding sequence ATGGGAATTATTGATTCACTTAACGAAACGTCTAATAAGGCAATTGATGTAGGAGAGGTTTACTATAAGAAAACCCAAGAATACTACAGGCTTAAAGTGTTTCAACAATTAACAATGACCACCGGTATGCTGCTAAAAATGGCAGTTATAGGTGGTCTTGCTTTTTTGGCACTTATATTTATAACTGTAGCTGGTGTTGTCTTCTTGGCAAATGTTCTTGAGAGTATGGTAGGTGCTTGTTTAATTGCTGGTGCTTTATTTGTAGTATTATTGGTTTTAGCCTATATTTTTAGAGGTCAAATAGATAACATGTTGGTAAGAAAGTTGTCGGATAAATTCTTTAACTAG
- a CDS encoding YtxH domain-containing protein — MNNSGNTLLAIIAGSAIGAALGILYAPDKGENTRRLIADQAAATRDNFADSAVDLKNRVASKMSDERETLDTRVESLVSDLSYKTEDVISTLEKKLSELKSKNKKLQKTV, encoded by the coding sequence ATGAACAATAGTGGAAATACATTATTAGCAATTATCGCAGGATCTGCCATTGGTGCAGCCTTAGGAATTCTTTATGCACCAGATAAAGGTGAGAATACAAGAAGATTAATTGCTGATCAAGCAGCTGCAACAAGAGATAATTTTGCAGATAGTGCAGTAGACCTTAAAAATAGAGTTGCTTCTAAAATGTCTGACGAAAGAGAAACCTTAGATACAAGAGTAGAATCTTTAGTTTCTGATTTAAGTTATAAGACCGAGGACGTAATTTCAACTTTAGAGAAGAAATTGTCTGAGTTGAAGTCAAAAAATAAGAAACTGCAGAAAACAGTATAA
- a CDS encoding NAD-dependent succinate-semialdehyde dehydrogenase, translated as MKEYETKNPYSGEIVKTYTQDSTADIEKKLQKALSIEASWAAMEIEDRCELLSNVAELLIDRKEEYAELMTQEMGKPYAQGISEIEKCAWVCDFYAHNAEDLLADEVIETDADESFISHDPLGCILAVMPWNYPFWQVLRFAAPTLTAGNTAFLKHAQNVTGCSMAIEKLFLDAGYPEGCFQSLKAGHEEIEKLIANDGIKAVTLTGSEKAGKSIAGTAGKNLKKSVLELGGNNACIVWEDANLDQHINTMVTARMQNTGQSCIAAKRFIVCEDIYDAFLEKFTAKVKSLKSGDPMKEDTFIGVMAREDLAEELQKQVNDSIKQGAKVVLGNMHKDAYFSPTILTDVTVEMPVFKEETFGPVAAITKAKNREEAIALAANSRLGLGSMLFTEDIDAAMDVISTIPDGAFFINDMVKSDPRLPFGGTKASGYGRELSREGILEFVNKKTVYIKK; from the coding sequence ATGAAAGAATATGAAACTAAGAATCCGTACAGCGGTGAAATTGTTAAGACATATACACAAGATAGCACTGCCGATATAGAAAAAAAATTACAAAAAGCCCTATCTATAGAAGCCTCTTGGGCAGCTATGGAAATTGAAGATAGGTGCGAACTTCTCTCCAATGTAGCAGAATTGCTAATAGACCGTAAAGAGGAATATGCAGAACTAATGACCCAAGAAATGGGAAAACCTTATGCTCAAGGTATTTCTGAAATTGAAAAATGTGCTTGGGTATGTGATTTCTATGCACATAACGCTGAAGATCTTTTAGCCGATGAGGTCATAGAAACCGATGCTGATGAGAGTTTTATAAGTCATGATCCCTTAGGATGCATTCTTGCCGTAATGCCATGGAATTATCCTTTTTGGCAAGTACTTCGTTTTGCAGCCCCTACCTTAACAGCTGGTAATACTGCATTTCTTAAACATGCGCAAAATGTAACTGGTTGTTCTATGGCTATTGAAAAACTATTCTTAGATGCGGGTTATCCTGAAGGGTGTTTTCAAAGTTTAAAAGCGGGTCATGAAGAAATTGAAAAGCTTATTGCTAATGACGGTATTAAAGCTGTAACCTTAACAGGAAGCGAAAAAGCTGGTAAATCAATTGCAGGTACGGCAGGAAAGAACTTAAAGAAATCTGTTCTTGAACTTGGCGGAAACAATGCATGTATTGTTTGGGAAGATGCCAATTTAGATCAACACATCAATACTATGGTAACGGCACGTATGCAGAATACGGGTCAAAGTTGTATTGCTGCAAAACGCTTTATAGTTTGTGAAGATATTTATGATGCATTTCTAGAAAAATTTACCGCAAAAGTGAAATCACTTAAAAGTGGTGACCCTATGAAAGAGGATACGTTTATTGGTGTTATGGCGCGCGAAGATTTAGCCGAAGAACTTCAAAAACAAGTGAACGATTCTATAAAACAAGGTGCTAAAGTTGTACTGGGCAATATGCATAAAGATGCTTATTTCTCACCCACTATACTAACCGATGTTACTGTAGAAATGCCGGTATTTAAAGAAGAAACTTTTGGACCTGTTGCTGCTATTACCAAAGCAAAAAATAGAGAAGAAGCTATTGCCTTAGCTGCAAACTCTAGATTAGGTCTCGGTAGTATGTTATTCACTGAAGATATAGATGCCGCAATGGATGTAATATCTACTATACCTGATGGCGCATTCTTTATAAACGACATGGTAAAGTCTGATCCTCGATTACCATTTGGTGGTACAAAAGCATCTGGCTATGGTAGAGAATTATCTAGAGAAGGCATCTTAGAATTCGTAAACAAGAAAACGGTTTATATTAAAAAATAA
- a CDS encoding DUF7677 family protein yields the protein MLVLSILTFNESEYTKVSINPLNARELFLYFSKVLFKGMKLSNSFKGSLRTFTYFMASGTHSMLKGINYVELYGNEPSAIERVFAIYTNVIELDGNGIVINDEYAQKRATDYLHSYYDSTFIVQPQFEDWEIELH from the coding sequence ATGCTAGTTTTATCGATTCTTACTTTCAATGAAAGTGAATACACGAAGGTTTCGATCAATCCATTAAACGCAAGAGAATTATTTTTGTACTTTTCTAAAGTATTATTCAAAGGCATGAAACTAAGCAATTCATTTAAAGGTTCACTAAGAACATTTACTTACTTTATGGCTAGTGGAACACACTCCATGTTAAAAGGCATTAATTATGTAGAGCTCTATGGAAATGAACCAAGTGCGATAGAAAGAGTCTTTGCCATATATACAAATGTTATTGAATTGGATGGAAATGGTATTGTTATAAATGACGAGTACGCTCAGAAAAGGGCTACGGATTATTTGCATTCATATTATGATTCTACCTTTATAGTTCAACCACAATTTGAAGATTGGGAAATAGAATTACATTAA
- a CDS encoding AAA family ATPase, whose protein sequence is MSYISKVNIDCPREKPFPFDISAIKYAKDLDFSNPVTFIIGDNGTGKSTLLETLAVRLQLPNMDGSSYGKRGFEAARTLVEFLSIEWTIDRPRGFFLRAEDFGNLLNGIQNEDNRQSTFFEDIKEVVPEGVLKSMRDNSNYQIHAMRKNYGQDLQGFSHGEAYFKIMNDKINQRGIYLLDEPEAALSPSKQLSLLYFIKEHLKNNMSQFIVATHSPMLMAYPGAAIYQISDDTMNKVDFEETEHYSITRSFLNNPDAYLRHLE, encoded by the coding sequence GTGTCATATATATCCAAAGTAAACATCGATTGTCCCCGTGAAAAGCCTTTCCCTTTTGATATATCTGCGATCAAGTATGCCAAAGACCTCGATTTTTCCAACCCTGTCACCTTCATCATCGGCGATAACGGTACTGGTAAAAGCACCCTATTGGAGACTCTTGCAGTTAGGCTACAGCTTCCGAACATGGACGGTTCTTCCTATGGAAAAAGAGGGTTTGAGGCTGCGAGGACTCTAGTGGAATTTCTTTCCATAGAATGGACAATAGATAGACCTCGAGGATTCTTTTTAAGGGCAGAGGATTTTGGAAACCTGTTGAATGGTATCCAGAACGAGGACAACAGGCAGTCCACCTTTTTTGAGGATATTAAAGAGGTGGTGCCGGAAGGTGTTCTAAAATCCATGCGCGATAATTCGAACTATCAAATACATGCAATGCGTAAAAACTATGGTCAAGACCTCCAAGGCTTTTCACACGGGGAGGCCTACTTCAAGATAATGAATGATAAGATAAATCAACGCGGCATATATCTATTGGACGAACCTGAGGCGGCACTATCCCCCTCAAAACAGCTTTCGTTACTATATTTTATCAAGGAACATCTGAAGAACAACATGTCCCAGTTCATAGTGGCCACGCATTCACCTATGCTGATGGCTTACCCAGGAGCGGCAATATATCAAATTTCGGATGACACCATGAACAAGGTAGATTTCGAGGAAACAGAACACTATTCAATTACAAGGTCTTTTTTAAATAATCCCGATGCCTATCTTAGACATCTAGAATAA
- a CDS encoding Pycsar system effector family protein: MSTLVSTAEEFATNQLSGNTDPRYLYHNLRHTQRVVDGTKELITGEKIGEEESELLLVTAWFHDLGYTVSYENHEEHSCQLSRDFLTKNNCTPSFITNVCNLILATKKGYEPKNELEKIIRDADSSHFHVKNFMATTELLREERVLISKESITSAAWREENIALLRAKHRYYTEYAIANWQEGKDKNIKRLIKAKKKNKELIKKESLKAKFKGELPDRGIQTLYRVTLSNHLKLSDIADTKANILLSVNAIIISMALANLVPKLDNPSNDYLFYPTFLFIIFSVVSMVMSIIATKPNITSGQFTEEEVTSKKVNLLFFGNFHKMKLEQYSWAMSELIKDKDYIYSSLTKDLYFLGIVLERKYRLLRWTYTVFMIGMIISVIVFGIALKYYGPERILELPVMQP, from the coding sequence ATGTCTACACTAGTTTCTACAGCCGAAGAATTTGCCACTAATCAATTATCCGGCAATACTGACCCAAGATATCTCTATCATAATCTTAGGCATACACAACGCGTTGTAGATGGTACAAAAGAGCTTATTACTGGTGAAAAAATTGGCGAAGAAGAGAGCGAGTTACTTTTAGTTACTGCTTGGTTTCATGACCTTGGGTATACTGTTTCTTATGAGAATCATGAAGAGCATAGCTGCCAGTTATCTAGAGATTTTTTAACCAAAAATAATTGTACACCATCTTTTATTACCAACGTTTGTAACCTGATTCTAGCGACGAAAAAAGGGTACGAGCCAAAAAATGAATTAGAAAAAATAATTCGCGATGCAGATTCTTCTCATTTTCATGTCAAGAATTTTATGGCAACAACCGAATTACTGAGAGAAGAGCGTGTTTTAATAAGTAAAGAAAGTATTACTTCTGCAGCATGGCGCGAAGAAAATATTGCTCTTTTACGCGCCAAACATCGTTATTATACGGAATACGCTATAGCTAATTGGCAAGAAGGGAAAGACAAGAATATTAAGAGGCTCATCAAAGCAAAAAAGAAGAATAAAGAGCTCATTAAAAAGGAAAGTTTAAAAGCCAAATTTAAGGGAGAATTACCAGATCGGGGAATACAGACACTATATAGAGTTACACTAAGTAATCATTTAAAACTGAGTGATATTGCCGATACCAAGGCGAATATTTTACTTTCTGTAAACGCCATTATTATTTCTATGGCATTGGCAAACTTGGTTCCTAAGTTAGATAACCCTTCTAACGACTATCTATTCTACCCTACGTTTCTATTTATAATTTTTAGTGTAGTTTCTATGGTAATGTCTATTATAGCTACCAAACCAAATATTACTTCTGGTCAGTTTACAGAAGAAGAAGTCACCTCTAAAAAAGTAAATCTATTGTTCTTTGGTAATTTTCATAAAATGAAATTAGAGCAGTATAGTTGGGCTATGTCAGAACTTATTAAAGACAAAGATTACATCTATAGCTCATTAACCAAAGACCTTTATTTTCTTGGGATAGTTTTAGAAAGGAAATATCGACTTTTACGGTGGACGTATACCGTTTTTATGATAGGAATGATAATTTCAGTAATTGTATTTGGCATTGCACTCAAGTACTACGGTCCAGAACGAATATTAGAATTACCCGTAATGCAGCCCTAA